TTGTTTGCTGGAAGAAAGAGAACCAACTGGTAAATCTGATAATACCTATAAAATGTACAAGAAGCTGGCTAAGGATAATGATTATACTTATGACGGGCCATTGTATTTAAAAGCAAAAGCACTGGATGTGCTGATCGGGGATTGGGACAGACATTTTGATCAGTGGAGATGGACGCTGGATAAATCCGGAAAAAGGGAGGTTTATCAACCTGTTCCACGTGATCGTGATCAGGTGTTTTATTTAAGCCAGGGACTTATTCCGCGGTATGCACAGTCTTCTTATTTATTACCGATGATACAGGGTTATGAGAGAAATGTGAATAATATCAACTGGTTTGTCTGGGAAGGCAGGGCAATGGCTACGCGTTTATTAAGCCAGCTGTCAGAAAAACAATGGATGGATACTATTCATGAATTTTGTGCTGATTTAAATGATGAGGTTTTTGAAAAGGCTTTAAAGAAATTACCTGAACCGGGTTATTCTTTACGTCATGATCAGTTACTGGCACAGTTAAAGGAGAGAAAGGCTAAATTACCTGAAATGATGAATCAGTATTATCATTTCTTAAATAAGATTATAGATATACAGGCAAGTGATAAAGGAGAACTGATAGAAATCTCTGATGCAACAGGTGGTGGATTAACAGTGGATATCCATCAGTTGTCTAAAAATAAAAAGGTGAAAGAGCAAATGTTCCTGAAAACTTTTGATCCTAAAATTACCAGAGAGATCAGGTTATATACCAGAGATGGTAATGACAGTCTTGTTTTAAACAACAAGGGGACTGATATTAAATTACGGATTATCGGCGGTCATGGAAACAAGACTTATCATGTAGAAAATTCGTATCATAAGGTAAAACTTTACGATAAGCCTGATAGTTCTGTCTTTACCGGAATGAGTAACCGGTTCCGTAAAATACTTTCCAGTGATACCGGAAATATTGCTTACAGACAGACTGATTTGTATCATAGAAGTATGTATTTGCTGAACGGCGGATATAATAATGATGATGGTTTGTCCTTAGGTCTTTCTGTTAAATATATGAATCCGGGTTTCAGGAATTTTCCTTACGGAAATACACAGCAGATTTCATTTCTGCATTCTTTCAGTACCAAAGCATTTAAATTTGACTACAGGGGAGAATGGATGCATACCTTTGGCAGGGCTGACCTGATTTTACAGGCCAGTGCCTATGCACCACATAATACCCAGAATTTCTTTGGTGCAGGTAATGAGACTACTTTTGATAAATCTATTGATGGTATCCGTTATTACCGCTCCAGATTTAGTTTATACCAGTTTGACCCGGCATTGCGCTGGAAAAGACCAAAATCTTCTTTCAGTATAGGGCCATCTTTTCAGTACTACAGATTTGACAAGGATGACAATACTGGCAGGTTCATTAATAATACCGCACAACTGCATTCTTCGGACAGTCTGACTATTACCAATGAAAAACTGTATACCGGTCTGGTCGTCAACTTTATTAATAATACCCGCAACAATGAGATCTTACCTTCATTGGGAAGTTATATCAATCTGAAATTACAGGGCTATACCGGGTTGAACAGTTATTCCAACACCTATGGCCAGTTTACCGGAAGTGTAGCACTTTACAAAAATCTGGACAACCGGGCTAATTTTGTGATTGCTGAACGTTTTGGTGGTACGGTAACTGTTGGAAAACAGCCTTTTTATGCTTCTGCATTTTTAGGTGGAGAAGGAACTTTACTGGGATTCCGTCAGTTCAGATTTGCCGGAGATCATAGTTTTTATAATAATCTTGAAATGCGTATTAAACTCGGTGATTTTGTGAGTTATGTATTGCCCGGGCAGCTGGGCTTACTGGGTTTCCATGATATAGGCAGGGTTTGGAAAAAAGGCGGGGATTCTTCTAAATGGCATAATGGTATTGGTGGCGGATTATATTTCGCACCTGCCTCCATGACTGTTATACGTGTGGTTGCGGGACATTCTGAAGAAGGCTGGAATCCTTATATTTCTTTGAGTTTCCGCTATTAGGGCTGGTGGATTAACTGTAAATTTAATCCACATCCCGAAGAAAAATGATTATCTTAATGTATGAGCGAATTACTAAAAGAAACTTCAATTATATTAGAAAATGAGCGTGTATTAATCCGTCCGCTCGGCCTGTCTGATCATGAATATCTGCTGCCTTTTTCGTTAAATGAACCTGAAATATGGCGTTATTCTTCATTGGGAGCAGCAGGGGCTGAAAACCTGACCACTTATATTCAGACTGCCGTCAATGACAGGGAAAAGGGTAATGCCTATCCGTTTATTATTTACGATAAACTGGCTGATAGTTACGCAGGTTCAACAAGATATTATGATATACAGTTGGCTTATCAGACCTTACAGTTAGGTTATACCTGGTATGGCAAAGAATTTCAGGGAACCGGGTTGAATAAAAACTGTAAATATCTCTTACTGAATTATGCTTTTGAAGACCTGGGTATAGAAAGAGTTGAATTCAGAGCAGATCATAGCAACCACACGAGTGTGGCTGCTATGAAAAGTATTGGTTGTAAAATTGAAGGGGTACTTAGAAATCATGTGCCTAATGGTCATGGAGGCCGCAAAGACATCATCATTCTGAGTATTTTAAAAAAAGAGTGGTTTGATTTTGCAAAATCAAACCTGGAAGAGAAATTGTTGGACGCAAATTAAACGGCTCCTGTTATTTCTTCTCTTTTTTATTGAACGAAAATCTTCTGGCAATACTGAATCCCCAGCGGTACTGACCTTTCAGCCATGAACTGGTAGTCTGAGAAATATACTGCATCTCTTCTATAGCTGCGGCATTGGTGAAATTAAGATGGAAAACATGTCCGCCTGTTTCTATTTCAAGACCTACACCCAGTGGATTATAAAATTTGTTCCCGCTTGTCTGTTCCAGATAAGCTTTATCTGCCCGGTTACGGAATGGAATAGTATAGTCTACCACTATAGCCATCCGTTTGCTGATCTTTGCTCTCGCACCAGCGCCCAGGGCAAAAAGATCATTCTGATCTCTGAATGCAGTGAAGTTACTGTGCAGATAGGTCGGTGTCAGACTGAACGAGAAACTGGAGTTAAATTTTCTGGCAAAAATGATCTGGGTTACATAATTCATCCGGTCACTGAATTTGCGGTAAGCAGTAGCCGATGCAGGATCATCACTGGCACGGACAGCAGCGATAGTATTACTCCCGAACAGGGTAACAGCAACGGGAATATAATCGTCGGTTGTCTGTTCCAGCAATCTGAATTTTAGACTTCCTTCGTATAACTGCTGTACTGCTGTTGCTCCTTTGGCCCGGGCCAGACCAACGCTCAGCCGGTCTGTAATACCATAGTCAAAACCAATACGGACGTCTGTTGAGTTATCCAGACCGAAAAACTGCCTGATACCCCCGTTGCTACCGGCAATATCTCCAAAACGATGATCTACTTTAAATTCAAGTTCATTTTTATGAATGGTCTCATTGGTATGACTGTTAATCAGCTTGGTATCCTTAAAAGTTGCAAATACTTTTTCATGTACCGGGGTTGAACCAGCTAATTCTTTTTCCAGATCCTGCTGCCCAAAACTGCGCAGGGAACTGATGACCAGTGTGAAAAGTAATAAGGTCTTGCAAAGGAGTGTTAATATTTTTTGTCTCATTGGTTTGTTTTAAATGGTCGGTTGATGATTTATGTTTTTTTGGGCTGGTATACGGCAGACAGGCGTACGTCTACAAACTCAGCTATATTCTTGAATACAAGGGATGGAACCTTAATCTGATGATCTTCAATTTTAACTTTGAAGG
This portion of the Pedobacter lusitanus genome encodes:
- a CDS encoding BamA/TamA family outer membrane protein, with amino-acid sequence MKHATLFFFLLLTAVFAQAQDSVKYRVIFIGDAGEMNTAQRESLKNASKHVIAGKTTVMYLGDNIYPKGMGLPGSKEEEETKQILQSQFQPMRQMGAAVYFIPGNHDWDKMGPDGLAKILRQGEYLAEQQDSLLKMIPSNGCPDPVAIRLTDNLTVIAFDSEWWLFPYNKKNPEAECDCKTKDDVIARMHELMEANRGRIILLADHHPLQSYGAHGGYFSLKNHIFPLTSLNKNLYLPLPVIGSLYPLLRSSFLSPEDLGHPFYKDMIKRVNGVFGAYPNLTYFSGHDHGLQLIKSETLNLQVVSGGGAKHSANKKGKNSVFQESEQGYVTADLLLNNDMRYDFYVYTAEGGVKKVYSYTKAFVQVKSEPLNTVKVITKDSISIKIYPRYDSVSKVHRFFFGENYRKEYALETKVPVIRLSEIKGGLTPVQRGGGFQSHSLRMVDKQGKEWVLRSVEKYPESLLPENLRETFAKDILKDNMSAQHPFSALIVPDIAEAVGVAHANPVIGWISPDANLGKYGRVFENTLCLLEEREPTGKSDNTYKMYKKLAKDNDYTYDGPLYLKAKALDVLIGDWDRHFDQWRWTLDKSGKREVYQPVPRDRDQVFYLSQGLIPRYAQSSYLLPMIQGYERNVNNINWFVWEGRAMATRLLSQLSEKQWMDTIHEFCADLNDEVFEKALKKLPEPGYSLRHDQLLAQLKERKAKLPEMMNQYYHFLNKIIDIQASDKGELIEISDATGGGLTVDIHQLSKNKKVKEQMFLKTFDPKITREIRLYTRDGNDSLVLNNKGTDIKLRIIGGHGNKTYHVENSYHKVKLYDKPDSSVFTGMSNRFRKILSSDTGNIAYRQTDLYHRSMYLLNGGYNNDDGLSLGLSVKYMNPGFRNFPYGNTQQISFLHSFSTKAFKFDYRGEWMHTFGRADLILQASAYAPHNTQNFFGAGNETTFDKSIDGIRYYRSRFSLYQFDPALRWKRPKSSFSIGPSFQYYRFDKDDNTGRFINNTAQLHSSDSLTITNEKLYTGLVVNFINNTRNNEILPSLGSYINLKLQGYTGLNSYSNTYGQFTGSVALYKNLDNRANFVIAERFGGTVTVGKQPFYASAFLGGEGTLLGFRQFRFAGDHSFYNNLEMRIKLGDFVSYVLPGQLGLLGFHDIGRVWKKGGDSSKWHNGIGGGLYFAPASMTVIRVVAGHSEEGWNPYISLSFRY
- a CDS encoding GNAT family N-acetyltransferase; the encoded protein is MSELLKETSIILENERVLIRPLGLSDHEYLLPFSLNEPEIWRYSSLGAAGAENLTTYIQTAVNDREKGNAYPFIIYDKLADSYAGSTRYYDIQLAYQTLQLGYTWYGKEFQGTGLNKNCKYLLLNYAFEDLGIERVEFRADHSNHTSVAAMKSIGCKIEGVLRNHVPNGHGGRKDIIILSILKKEWFDFAKSNLEEKLLDAN
- a CDS encoding DUF5777 family beta-barrel protein, which produces MRQKILTLLCKTLLLFTLVISSLRSFGQQDLEKELAGSTPVHEKVFATFKDTKLINSHTNETIHKNELEFKVDHRFGDIAGSNGGIRQFFGLDNSTDVRIGFDYGITDRLSVGLARAKGATAVQQLYEGSLKFRLLEQTTDDYIPVAVTLFGSNTIAAVRASDDPASATAYRKFSDRMNYVTQIIFARKFNSSFSFSLTPTYLHSNFTAFRDQNDLFALGAGARAKISKRMAIVVDYTIPFRNRADKAYLEQTSGNKFYNPLGVGLEIETGGHVFHLNFTNAAAIEEMQYISQTTSSWLKGQYRWGFSIARRFSFNKKEKK